From one Anabas testudineus chromosome 21, fAnaTes1.2, whole genome shotgun sequence genomic stretch:
- the LOC113172723 gene encoding olfactory receptor 11A1-like — protein sequence MLMDYELNMSYITLDGHVELSKCRYLYFVIVFIAYILVICCNSIIICLIVIHKNLHEPMYIFIAALLVNSVLYSTNIYPKLLIDFLSEKQIITYSACLLQFFLFYGLSSSEFLLLAAMAYDRYVSICKPLQYPTIMKKTRVSTLLVLAWSVSACHVVVTVILITETKLCNFTIKAVFCNNAIYGLHCVQSRVIAIYGVVPLINLVMLPMLFIVYTYTKILIIVYRSCKEVRKKAAETCLPHLLALISYFCLSVYDISIARVESSLPKTARFIMTLQIVLYQPLFNPLIYGLKMKEISRHLKQSLCPTKII from the coding sequence ATGTTAATGGattatgaattaaatatgtCATATATAACTCTTGATGGCCATGTGGAATTGTCCAAATGCAGATATCTTTATTTTGTGATTGTGTTTATAGCTTATATTTTAGTAATTTGCTgtaattctattattatttgtcTCATTGTGATTCACAAAAACCTCCATGAGCCtatgtacatatttattgcAGCATTGTTAGTGAACTCTGTTCTTTACAGCACTAACATCTACCCAAAACTGTTGATAGATtttttatctgagaaacagatcataACATATTCAGCCTGTCTCCtacagttttttctgttttacgGTTTGAGTAgttcagagttcttactgttagcAGCCATGGCCTATGACAGGTATGTATCTATATGTAAACCCCTACAATATCCAACTATCATGAAGAAAACCAGGGTGAGTACTCTACTGGTTTTAGCCTGGTCTGTATCTGCTTGTCATGTTGTTGTCACTGTTATACTGATCACAGAAACCAAACTGTGTAACTTTACTATCAAAGCAGTATTTTGTAACAATGCAATTTATGGTCTCCACTGTGTACAGTCAAGAGTAATTGCTATATATGGTGTGGTTCCTTTAATAAATCTCGTAATGCTCCCTATGCTCTTCATagtatacacatacacaaaaatacttATAATAGTCTATCGCAGTTGTAAAGAGGtcagaaaaaaagctgcagagacctgtttacctcacctgctggctttaatcagttatttttgtttgagtGTATATGATATCAGTATAGCTCGAGTGGAATCCAGTTTACCAAAAACTGCACGTTTTATAATGACATTGCAAATAGTTTTGTACCAACCTTTGTTTAATCCTCTTATATATGGGctcaaaatgaaagaaatttctaGACATCTCAAACAGTCCTTGTGTCCAACCAAAATCATCTGA
- the LOC113173273 gene encoding olfactory receptor 11A1-like yields the protein MENELNVTYITLGGFVDMDKYKYLYFSVVFTAFILIIWFNVTIICLIWIHRNLHEPMYIFIAALLLNSVLYSTNIYPKLLVDFLSEKQIISYSACLFQFFIIYSLVASEFLLLTAMSYDRYVSICKPLQYSTIMRRRTVSIILVLAWLVPACEISILVILSADMKLCNLTLNGISCNNAIYSLHCENSKTRSALGVVVLTITALLPLHFILFTYTRILIISYRSSRNVRRKAAQTCLPHLLVLISFSCLCAFDVTIVRLGSDFPKTVHFIISLQTIFYHPLFNPIIYGLKMKEISKHLKKLFCGTKIM from the coding sequence ATGGAAAATGAACTTAATGTCACATATATAACTCTTGGTGGGTTTGTAGATATGgacaaatacaaatatctttatttttcagttgtatttacaGCTTTTATTCTAATAATCTGGTTTAATGTCACCATCATTTGTCTTATCTGGATTCACAGAAACCTCCATGagcctatgtacatttttattgcagctttgttactaAACTCTGTTCTTTACAGTACTAATATCTACCCAAAGCTGTTAGTGGACtttttatctgagaaacagattATATCATATTCAGCctgtctttttcagttttttattatttattctttagttgcttcagagttcttactgttgaCAGCTATGTCCTATGACAGGTATGTGTCTAtctgtaaacctctgcagtattCAACTATCATGAGAAGAAGAACTGTCAGTATTATTCTGGTTTTAGCTTGGCTTGTACCTGCTTGTGAGATTTCCATTCTAGTGATACTAAGTGCTGATATGAAACTTtgcaatttaactttaaatggaATTTCCTGTAATAATGCAATTTACAGTCTTCACTGTGAGAATTCAAAAACTCGATCTGCATtgggtgttgttgttttgaccATCACTGCTCTTTTGCCTTTGCACTTCATACTTTTCACATACACCAGGATTCTGATAATATCATATCGAAGTAGTAGAAATGTcaggagaaaagctgcacagacctgtttacctcatcTGTTAGTTTTAATCAGCTTCtcttgtttgtgtgcgtttgatGTCACTATAGTTCGACTGGGATCAGATTTTCCAAAAACTGTCCATTTCATAATTAGTCTACAAACAATTTTCTATCACCCCCTTTTCAATCCAATCATTTATggactaaaaatgaaagaaatctctAAACATCTGAAGAAGTTGTTCTGTGGAACCAAAATTATGTAA
- the LOC113173275 gene encoding olfactory receptor 11A1-like — MENELNVTYITLGGLVDMEKYKYLYFSIVFTVYILIICFNVTIICLILIHRNLHEPMYIFIAALLLNSVLYSTNIYPKLLVDFLSEKQIISYSACLFQFFNIYSLGGSEFLLLTTMSYDRYVSICKPLQYPTIMRRRTVSIILVLAWLVPACEIAVLVILSADLKLCNLTLNGISCNNAIYSLHCENSKTRSALGVVAVIITAMFPVLFILFTYTRILIISYRSSRNVRRKAAQTCLPHLLVLISFSCFCAFDVIIVRLGSDFPKTVRLIISLLTILYHPLFNPIIYGLKMKEISKHLRKLFCGTKVM, encoded by the coding sequence ATGGAAAATGAACTTAATGTCACATATATAACACTTGGTGGGCTTGTAGATATGGAGAAAtacaaatatctttatttttcaattgtatttacagtttatattcTAATAATCTGCTTTAATGTCACCATCATTTGTCTTATCTTGATTCACAGAAACCTCCATGagcctatgtacatttttattgcagctttgttactgaactctgttcttTACAGCACTAATATCTACCCAAAACTGTTAGTGGACtttttatctgagaaacagatcatatCATATTCAGCCTgtctttttcaattttttaatatttactctTTAGGTGGTTCTGAGTTCTTACTGTTGACAACTATGTCCTATGACAGGTATGTGTCTAtctgtaaacctctgcagtatccaaCTATCATGAGAAGAAGAACTGTCAGTATTATTCTGGTTTTAGCTTGGCTTGTACCTGCTTGTGAGATCGCAGTCCTAGTGATACTAAGTGCTGATTTGAAACTTtgcaatttaactttaaatggaATTTCCTGTAATAATGCAATTTACAGTCTTCACTGTGAGAATTCAAAAACTCGATCTGCATTGGGTGTCGTTGCTGTGATAATCACTGCAATGTTCCCTGTGCTCTTCATACTTTTCACATACACCAGGATTCTGATAATATCATATCGAAGTAGTAGAAATGTcaggagaaaagctgcacagacctgtttacctcatcTATTGGTTTTAATCAGcttctcttgtttttgtgcGTTTGATGTCATTATAGTTCGACTGGGATCAGATTTTCCAAAAACTGTACGTTTAATAATTAGTCTACTAACAATTTTGTATCACCCCCTTTTCAATCCAATCATTTATGGACTAAAGATGAAAGAAATCTCTAAACATCTGAGGAAGTTGTTCTGTGGAACCAAAGTTATGTAA